In the Streptomyces coeruleoprunus genome, GCACGACGAGGCCGAGCGCCTCGGCCATCAGGCCGTGGCCCGCCGCGTGCGCGAAGACGCCGTAGCCGAGGGCGCCGCTCCGGAAGGCGCCGCGCACGATGTTGTTGATGTTGATGAACCCGGCGGCGGCGCCGGTGTCGCGCGCGCAGACGAGGAACGACACCCGGGCCGGGTCCTCGATCAGGGCCCGCGCGTACGGGAGGAACGCCTCGACCGTGTCGGGCGGGAAGAGCCAGGGCCGGTGCAGGTCCTCGCTCTCCCGCACGCGCGCGGTGAACTCCTCGGCGTCCTCGTACCGCAGAGGCCGAAGGCCCACCCGCGGACCTTCGGCGAGGTACGCGGGGGGCTCGGTCGAATGATCGGACATCGGTCCAGCGTACCGAGGGGTCCGCCGGGTCAGTGGTGCGTGACGATCAGCGGCCGGTCGTCGGCGGCGGCGGTCTCCTCCGCCTGCGGGCGCTGGATGAGCAGGGCGGTCAGGACACCGACACCGAGGAGCGCGAGCGCGATGTACATCGCGTGCTGGTAGCCGGCCTCGGTGACGCCCTGGGCGTCGCTGCCCGCGGTGATCATGGCGGACGCCAGGGCGATGCCGAGGGACGCGCCGATGCCGAAGCAGGCGCCGTTGAGGCCGGACAGGGAACCCGGCTTGTCCTTGGGGGCGGTGGTGACGGCGAGGCCGTTGAGGCCGGTGAGCATGAAGCCGCCGTACGTGACGCCGAGCGCGGCGAGCGAGGCGACGAGGATCCACTCGCTGTGCAGGAAGAGCGTGGCGAACAGGAAGATCACGAAGTTGGCGACGGCGCCGGTGACGACGATCCTGCGCCACCCGATCCGCGGGCCGAGGCGCCCGGTGAGCGGGGCGGAGACCACACCGATCAGCTGGATCGGGGTGAGGAAGAGGACCGCCGAGGTGACGGCGGACAGGCCGAGGCCGACGCGGGCGTCCTGCGAGAACAGCGGGATGGTCAGGGCGATCGCGCCGAAGGCCCCGCCGAGGGTGCAGATGGTGGTGATCAGCAGCGGCCAGGCGCGGCGCGAGGCGAGCACCTCGATGTCGATCACCGGGTTGGCGGCGCTCTTCTGCGAGACGACGAAGAAGACCAGGGAGGCCACGCCGCCCAGCAGGAAGGCGAGCGTCAGGACGGAGGTCCAGCCCCAGGCCGCGCCCTGGGCGAGGCCGACGAGGACACCGGTGAGGCCGAGCGCCAGGGCGGTGATGCCGCGCGTGTCGAAGCGGGCGTCGGGGGCCGTGGTGGGCGGCACGTCCGGGACGTAGCGGCGGACGCCGAGCAGACCGGCGACGGCGATCAGGGTGGAGCAGACGAAGATGCCGCGGAAGCCGATGGTGTCGGCGATCTGGCCGCCCGCGATGGCGTCGACGCCGGCGAGGCCGCCGTTGACGGCGGTGATGATGCCGGCGGCCTTGCCGAAGCCGGCCGGGGTGAGCAGCTGGTTCAGGGTGAGGAAGGCGAGGGTGAACATCGCGGCGGAGACGCCCTGGAGGACGCGGCCGGCGATGAAGACCTCGATGTTCGGCGCGAAGACGCACAGCAGGTTGCCGACGATCAGGACGACGGCGCAGAGCAGCATCATGGGCTTGCGGCCGCGCTGGTCACTGAGGCGGGCCAGGGTGACCTGGCCGATCGCGGCCATGAGGAAGAACAGCGTCTGGGAGAGGCCGGCGGCGGCCGTCGTAGTGCCGAGGCGCTCGATGACGTCGGGCAGCGCCGGGCTGAGCATGGTCGCGTTGATCTGGTAGCCGAGGACCGCCAGCACCAGGGCCAGCAGCATGGGGCCACGCCCCGTGAGATCGGATGCGGCGCCGGAACGCGTCCGGGCGGGCGTGGTCGACATGTCGGCCCCTTTGCCATGGATGTCTTGCGAGCATGTGCGGTCGGCACCCACCTTGTCAGACAAGTGCCGGTTACACACCTTGCGATCTACGCGCGTAAAACGCAAGAGGTGGATTGCGACGGCATACCGGACCGCATAACTTGCGCCCGGGGAAGTCAGTCAAGTGAGCCCAGGAGGAGCAGCGGTGGTCAGCGGAGAGCGGCGACGGCCCGTCGTGGTGCTGTACGAGCGGATTGCGGACGCCATCCACGCGGGCGTCTACCCGCCCGGCTCCACCCTGCCGTCCGAGCCCCGGCTCGCCGCCGAGCTGGGCGTGAGCCGGCCGGCCCTGCGCGAGGCGCTGCTCCTGCTCCAGGAGGACGGGCTCGTGACGGTACGGCGCGGGGTGGGCCGCACGGTCAGCGACAGCCCGCCGCGCCGGGGCTTCGAGCACGTCCAGCCGCTGGAGGACCTGCTGGGCACGGGGGCGCCCGTGCGCGTACGGGCCCTGCTGCGCACCGTGGAGGAGCCGACGGACTTCACCACCCAGCACCTGCTGGCGCCCGCGCGGGCGGAGCTGCGGTTCTGGGAGTCGCTGCTGGCCGCCGACGGGACGGCGGCGGCGCTCAGCCAGGAGTGGGCCGCGCCGGACGACGTCCTGGAGGGTGCGCACCCGGCGTTCGCCGCGGCGCTGCGCGACGTACCGGACCCGTCCCGTACGTCGATGCTGGCCGTGCTGGCCGGGGCGTCGCGCGGGGTGGCGCTCACGGCTCACAGCGGGGTGACGGCCACGCTGGTGGGGCAGCGGCGGGGCGAACAGCTCGGCCGCCCGGCCGACACCCCGGCGGTCCTGGTCACCCAGGTGGTCCGTGCCGCGGACACCCCGATCCTGGCGGCGAAGCACATGCTCCCGACGGGAGCCCCGGCTTTGCCGGTACTCCAATCAAACTGACGCCGCCGGGAGTGAGCGGCCCACGGGCGGACGGACCCACCCACCCCACGGGGGTGAGCGACCCACCGGGCGGGCGGTCCCACCCCACCCCACGGGGGCGAGCGACCCACCGGCCGGACGGACCCACCCACCCCACCGGGGTGAGCCACCCACCGGCCCGACGGACCCACCCACCCCACCGGAGTGAGCGACCCACCGGGCGGGCGGTCCCACCTACCCCACCCCCCACCGGGGTCAGTCGCCCGACGACGGGACGGGGGTGGACCGGGGGTCGCGCGCGCAGGATTGGCGGCGCTGGGACGCTTCGCTGTCATGGGCCCGAGCGAGCCAATCTGAGCACGTGACCCCCGGGCCGCCACCGGACCCACCCACCGTCGTGACGCGCAGGGGGCGGGCCCTCAGGCCGGGGGGCCGTTCCTCGTTGTGCCCACCCGTTCCTCCCCCAAGGACTACGTCCAGGGGGGACCCCCATGCGGAACGACTGCCCACAACGAGGAACGGCGGCACCGGACACGCCAGCCCACAACGACGGAACGGCAACACCGGCGCGAGTCCACAACGACGGAACGGCGGCACAGCGGCGCCAGCCCACAGCGAGGAGCGGCGCGAGCCCACACGGAACGGCGGCGTCGGCCCGCGCGCCAGGCCCGTGCGGGCCTGTAGGGCAGGTCACGGCGGGATGCCGGGAGCGTGCCCTACACTCCCGGCATGTACTTGTCTGACAACCTCGTCCCGCCCGTCGCCGCCGACTGGATCCCCCACGCCCCCAAGGCCGTCCTGCACGACCACCTCGACGGTGGCCTGCGCCCCGCCACGATCATCGAGCTGGCCCACGCCTGCGGCTACACGGGCCTGCCGACCGAGGACCCGGCCGAGCTGGCGGTGTGGTTCCGGGACGCGGCGGACTCCGGTTCGCTGGAGCGGTACCTGGAGACCTTCGCGCACACGTGCGCGGTCATGCAGACGCGCGACGCGCTGTTCCGCGTCGCGGCCGAGTGCGCCGAGGACCTGGCGGCGGACGGGGTGGTCTACGCCGAGGTGCGCTATGCGCCGGAGCAGCACCTGGCGGGCGGCCTGACGCTGGACGAGGTCGTCGAGGCCGTGAACGAGGGCTTCCGGGAGGGCGAGCGCCGGGCCGGCGGCCGGATCACGGTCGGCACGCTGCTGACCGGCATGCGCCACACCGACCGCTCGCTGGAGATAGCCGAGCTGACCGTCGCCCACCGCGAGCGCGGCGTGTGTGGCTTCGACATCGCGGGCGGCGAGATCGGCAACCCGCCGGCCCGCCACCTGCCGGCGTTCCAGCACCTGAAGCGGCACAACTGCCACTTCACCATCCACGCGGGCGAGGCCGTGGGCGCCGAGTCGATCCACGAGGCCGTGCAGGTGTGCGGCGCGGAGCGGATCGGCCACGGCGTGCGCATCACGGACGACATCGCCGAGGACGGCACGCTGGGCCACCTCGCCGCGTACGTCCGTGACAACCGCATCGCCCTGGAGGTCTGCCCGACGTCCAACCTCCAGACGGGCGCCGCGAAGGACTACGC is a window encoding:
- a CDS encoding adenosine deaminase, whose protein sequence is MYLSDNLVPPVAADWIPHAPKAVLHDHLDGGLRPATIIELAHACGYTGLPTEDPAELAVWFRDAADSGSLERYLETFAHTCAVMQTRDALFRVAAECAEDLAADGVVYAEVRYAPEQHLAGGLTLDEVVEAVNEGFREGERRAGGRITVGTLLTGMRHTDRSLEIAELTVAHRERGVCGFDIAGGEIGNPPARHLPAFQHLKRHNCHFTIHAGEAVGAESIHEAVQVCGAERIGHGVRITDDIAEDGTLGHLAAYVRDNRIALEVCPTSNLQTGAAKDYASHPIDQLRRLGFRITLNTDNRLVSGTTMSQEFQHMVDAFGYGPEVFEEFTVAAVEAAFLPLPERRRIIDEVVRPGYAAIRSAR
- a CDS encoding GNAT family protein, producing MSDHSTEPPAYLAEGPRVGLRPLRYEDAEEFTARVRESEDLHRPWLFPPDTVEAFLPYARALIEDPARVSFLVCARDTGAAAGFININNIVRGAFRSGALGYGVFAHAAGHGLMAEALGLVVRHAFGPLGLHRLEANIQPGNTASLALVRRAGFRHEGFSPNMLHIDGAWRDHERWAITAEMLPPRPAGPDR
- a CDS encoding MFS transporter; its protein translation is MSTTPARTRSGAASDLTGRGPMLLALVLAVLGYQINATMLSPALPDVIERLGTTTAAAGLSQTLFFLMAAIGQVTLARLSDQRGRKPMMLLCAVVLIVGNLLCVFAPNIEVFIAGRVLQGVSAAMFTLAFLTLNQLLTPAGFGKAAGIITAVNGGLAGVDAIAGGQIADTIGFRGIFVCSTLIAVAGLLGVRRYVPDVPPTTAPDARFDTRGITALALGLTGVLVGLAQGAAWGWTSVLTLAFLLGGVASLVFFVVSQKSAANPVIDIEVLASRRAWPLLITTICTLGGAFGAIALTIPLFSQDARVGLGLSAVTSAVLFLTPIQLIGVVSAPLTGRLGPRIGWRRIVVTGAVANFVIFLFATLFLHSEWILVASLAALGVTYGGFMLTGLNGLAVTTAPKDKPGSLSGLNGACFGIGASLGIALASAMITAGSDAQGVTEAGYQHAMYIALALLGVGVLTALLIQRPQAEETAAADDRPLIVTHH
- a CDS encoding GntR family transcriptional regulator, whose translation is MVSGERRRPVVVLYERIADAIHAGVYPPGSTLPSEPRLAAELGVSRPALREALLLLQEDGLVTVRRGVGRTVSDSPPRRGFEHVQPLEDLLGTGAPVRVRALLRTVEEPTDFTTQHLLAPARAELRFWESLLAADGTAAALSQEWAAPDDVLEGAHPAFAAALRDVPDPSRTSMLAVLAGASRGVALTAHSGVTATLVGQRRGEQLGRPADTPAVLVTQVVRAADTPILAAKHMLPTGAPALPVLQSN